TTTTTGATTCTTTCTCTTTTTCAGGCAAATTTGACGAAGAGGGTTTTTCTTGAGAAAGGGGTGGCTTGGGTGTTTTTTGAGGGGAGGAGGGTTGAATTCCCTTAACATCGATAACGAGATTACCTGAAAAAACCAAAACAAGGGCAAGAAGCGCGCCGGTTAACAACCAGAGAAGGGGAAGGTATTTTGAGGATTTTCTTTTTCGACGGGAGCGTTTTTTTGTCTCTGCCATACTACTTGTGGCACTCTGCTTCCTTCTGAATGATGAGCTGGTAGAGCTCGTGGGGGGTCTTTACATTTTTGAGAGATTGAACGATGTCGGTTTTTTCGTAAATCTCTACAATAATTCTCAAGATCTCAAGTTGTTGTTGAGGGCTGTATTCATCGGAGGTTAATACTGCCAGAAAGAGGTTAGAGGGTTGTTTATCATACGCCTCAAAATCTCGTCCTTCGGGTTCGTAGACAAAAATGATATGAAGATCCTTGATGTTAGAGCTTCGACCATGGGGAATAGCCAGACCGTTTCCCAGACCGGTGGAACCTTTTCTTTCCCTTTCCACCATAGCCTTGTAGGCCTCTTTTCTATCGATCCCATGAATCTCCTCAAAGAGCTGGGCGAGTTCTTCAAATATCTCATTTTTTTTGGTTGCTTTAAGCCCTATACGTACAAAACGCTCTTCAAGTATGTCACGAAATAACATATAGCCTCCTTTTCTCAAAACGACCACTCTTATGAATGTTATTATATACCCATTTGAGAAAAAAAACAAGTTTTTAGAGGGATAAAAAATTTTTTTTGTTGGGTATTTTTACCTTTGAAGTCTGAAAAGGGGATGCTTTCTGGTTTTTCGAGTAATATGGAAAAATAGCCCTAAAAAGCTTCTTTTTTTGAAAAAAAGTGGATCTTTGCATAGCGCTTGAGTTCTGCAGGGTTGGATGATTTCATATGAAAAAAGAGTTCTCTTGCTTCTGGACCCGATCCGCGAGGAAGTTTGAGGGGTTGTTGTGTAAACCAGTTTAAAAAGATCTTTTTAGCTACAAGGGAAGCTGCACCAACAGCCGGGTATTTTTCAGCCCCTGTTTCGAAAAGAAACTTTCCTGGAGCTACGGAGGAAAGCGTATGTTGTGTGTGTTTATCCTGGGCATAGGCGTCTACGATCACCTCGTCCCAGCTGCTTTTAAATCTCTTGAGGAGATCCTTATAGCCGAGAGTGAGAATCGTATTTACATTTGGGTAGTTTTCGTACAGTTGATTGTAAGCCTCTGGTTCTAGAATAAATGTCTCCACCTGGCAGAGAGAAAGGATTTGATCGTACCATTGATGGAGTTGTTTTTCGGAGGCTTTTTTGCTTTCTGTTATCCCAAGCATCTGGAGTTGAGAGAAATTCTCTTTAGGAACTCCTACAGCCACCAGTACTAGAGGTCCAAAGACCTCTCCTTTTCCACATTCATCACAACCAAGCTGTGAGAGGCTTTCGCTCATCCAGGAGGAGAGAAACGGGAGAAAACCTTGTATTTTTTCTTCGCTTCCTTGAATAACGAGTCTTCCACTATTGTAGAACGAAAGAACAATGCCATTATGAGATGCTTGCCAGAAGCCGTATTGAAGAGGGCGAAAGGTATAGCCTTTTTCTTCCAGGGCATCTCGAAGGTTTTTTTCTTTTTCAAGGGGGAACTGAAGGGCATGGGTAGCCATTAGAGTCCGCCTTGTTCTAAAAGCTTCAAGACCTGATCAACCCTGGGTCTCAAATGGGATGGCAATCGGAAGGTATCCACATCCAAAAAGCCTTTTACAATCATTGCTTTGGCTTCTGATTCAGAGAGTCCCCGGCTCATGAGGTAGAGAAGCTCTTCTTGCGCTATTTTTCCTACGGCTGCCTCGTGAGTCAGGGAGACATTTGCTACCTTGGTTTCTAGCACAGGAATAGCCTGAATGAGTCCACCATCAGAAAGCAGGAGAGAGTCGCATTCTACATGCCCTTTGACGTCTTCGGCTTGAGCTACCAGGTCTCCGCGTGCAATAACGGTTCCGCCATGGGTAACACTCCGACTTATGACTTCTCCATGGGTTTGGGGTGCTTCAAAAACGATCCTTGCCCCTGTATCGTAGTACGCACCCTCGGGAGCGTAGATAAGGGAGTTAAATGATACGGAGGCTTTTTGGCCCCGGAGATAGGCTGTAGGCATACTCTGGAGGTGTTTGACGGCTTTGAGAGAAATATAGTTTGAGATAAACTGGGCATTTTCAGCCACCGAAATCGCTGTTCGGGGTCTTACCTCGACATTATCTGCCCACTCATGGATCATGGTATAGTTGAGTTTGGAGCCAGGAGAGAGAAATATCTCGGTGATGCCAATATGGCTTGCTGTTTTGACATAATGGGCGGTAGCACAACCGGTAAAGAGATAGATCTCTGCGTCTTCTTCCAAAACGACGATGTTATGAACGGTTTGAACAAATTTTTCCATGTTGATGAAAAGACAGGTCTGGATAGGTTTGGAGGATTTTACCCCTTTGGCGACATGGATGAAATATCCCGAGAGACTTTCTTCGTTTGCGGCAAGCTGTGTGTATTCATCCTTGTTTTTAGCAATCAGACTCCACATTTTTTCCTTTACCCAGGGAAATTCTTTCACAGCCATGAACATGGGGAGAATGGTTATGCCCTTTTCGACTGAAGCAAACTCCTCCACATGGTCATTCACCACCGCCAGCTTGACATCACTGTCGCCTGTATAACCAACCTTTTGTGTGTCCTGAAGAAGATCTTTTTCGAGAGCCATAGCCTACTCCTTATTTTTTGAAAGCTCACATGTTTCACAGAATTGGAATCCGTTGATTTCGATGAGTCTTAAGAGTTCATAAGGGTTGTTTTCACACTGTATTTGCCCGTCAACCAAGACATATCCCCAATCCGCTGCCAGATAATCAAGAATATAGCCGGTGTGGGTTATGATGAAGGCTGATTTGGTGCGTTTTTCCCTGGCTCCACGGTGAAGAATATTACGTATAGCCTCACCAATAGTTTTCATATTTTCTATGTCTACGCCGGATTCTGGTTCATCGAGAAGGATGAGATCCGGGTTTTGTGCTGAGAGTTGAAGGATCTCTGAGCGTTTTCGTTCTCCTCCAGAAAAACCATGGTTGACATCACGATGGAGATAGCTTTCCATGGAGAGTTCTCGGCTGGCATCTTCGAGAACAAATTCAGGGTAGAAACGTGAAGCTATTTCACTTACAAGGTTTTCTAGTTTGAGTCCTTTAATTGCGGGAGGAGATTGAAAGGCTATTCCCATTCCGAGAGCTGATCTTTCCGAAGGAGAACTGTGGGTAATATCCTTTCCCTTAAAGAGAATCTGGCCTTCTTCTATCCTGTACTGGGGGAAACCCATCAAGGTAAGCATGAGGGAGGATTTTCCTGAACCATTGGGGCCAAATAAGACATGCGTTTGTCCCTCGGGAATGGAGAGAGAAATATCTTTGAGAAGAAGTTTGTTTTCTACAGAAACACTCAGGTGACGAATTTCCAGGATTGGCTGCATAAAAACTCCTTTTTTGTTTTCATAATATAAACTACAAATGAGAAAACGTCAAACTATGTTTTTTTTAAAGCCCACATGATAACCTCCTGGGCACAAAGAAGTCCCGCCGCCATTACCGTTGTTGCAAGGCTTCCCCGGGGGATTCGCTGTCTTCCCCTTTCATAGAAGTTTTCTTCCTGGATATATGAGGCTATACCCTGTCCCTCTTTCACCATCTCGGTAGAGTATACCACGGGGATATGTCGGGGATCTATCCCTATTCTTCTGAGTCTCTGACGGACCTTGCGAGAGAGGGGACAACCTTTAACATCGGAGAGTTTTCCTATTCGAAAACTCGAAGCATCAAATCTGGCAGCGGCTCCCATCGAGGAAATAAAGGGGATATTCTTGTGCATGAGGGTGGAGATGAGCTGAACTTTTGGGTTAAGGCTGTCAATGGCATCGATAACAAAATCTACAGGGTAAGATTGGAGAATTGAGATTATCTGACTATCCGCAAATCCTTGAATGGGTATGACGGTGGCTTCGGGATTGATACTAAGAATCCGTTCTTTGGCAATAGTTGTTTTTGGTTTTCCAAGACTTTCTCTTGTCGCGAGGATCTGTCTATTGAGATTGGTGGGGTGGAAAACATCACAGTCTACTACCACAAAGTATCCCACCCCGCTCCTTGCAAGAGCTTCAAGGGCCATTCCTCCTACGCCTCCCACACCGCATGCCATCACCCGAAGGGATGCCAGACGATGAAGACCCTCAGCACCAATGAGAGACTCTGTACGGAACAACCAGTTTTCTTTCAATGTTTCCATGCGTATAGTATATCATATTTGGTGTTTTTCTCTCAAGTTTTTGGTCTTGCCCTGTATTGAGATTTGGAACAGAGAATTTTTTAGAGAACGTTTCTTGAGGAAATTTTTTCTTTTTTATTTCAGGATGGTATGCGTGGATATTCTATATGGTTTGAGTTTTTTGTGGTTACGGCAGGATGTTTTTGTGTTTCTATGAGAGGTTTTTTATCTTGCTTTTTTTTTAAATTGTGTTATAATGAAACGAATTTATTTGAAAGCCAGGAGGTAAAAATGAAGACAAATTACGCGGTCGTGACCCAGCTTATGATGAGAAACCCTCGTGCAGCAGCAGATATGGCGCTGGCTTTTTTTCTTCAGCAGGTAGGTTTTCGTACTACGTATAGAAGACGGGATGGCTATGCCACAGAGATGCCACTTATTACCTTTCGCATTACCCCTCTTTGTAATCTTCGGTGTATTATGTGTGGTCAGCGTGGACTCACAGGAACCTTTAAAGACGATGTGGCGCTCAAGGAAAAAGATAATATTGTTCCCCTTGAGGTTTATAAAAAG
This sequence is a window from Thermospira aquatica. Protein-coding genes within it:
- a CDS encoding PTS sugar transporter subunit IIA — translated: MLFRDILEERFVRIGLKATKKNEIFEELAQLFEEIHGIDRKEAYKAMVERERKGSTGLGNGLAIPHGRSSNIKDLHIIFVYEPEGRDFEAYDKQPSNLFLAVLTSDEYSPQQQLEILRIIVEIYEKTDIVQSLKNVKTPHELYQLIIQKEAECHK
- a CDS encoding SufB/SufD family protein encodes the protein MALEKDLLQDTQKVGYTGDSDVKLAVVNDHVEEFASVEKGITILPMFMAVKEFPWVKEKMWSLIAKNKDEYTQLAANEESLSGYFIHVAKGVKSSKPIQTCLFINMEKFVQTVHNIVVLEEDAEIYLFTGCATAHYVKTASHIGITEIFLSPGSKLNYTMIHEWADNVEVRPRTAISVAENAQFISNYISLKAVKHLQSMPTAYLRGQKASVSFNSLIYAPEGAYYDTGARIVFEAPQTHGEVISRSVTHGGTVIARGDLVAQAEDVKGHVECDSLLLSDGGLIQAIPVLETKVANVSLTHEAAVGKIAQEELLYLMSRGLSESEAKAMIVKGFLDVDTFRLPSHLRPRVDQVLKLLEQGGL
- a CDS encoding ABC transporter ATP-binding protein, which produces MQPILEIRHLSVSVENKLLLKDISLSIPEGQTHVLFGPNGSGKSSLMLTLMGFPQYRIEEGQILFKGKDITHSSPSERSALGMGIAFQSPPAIKGLKLENLVSEIASRFYPEFVLEDASRELSMESYLHRDVNHGFSGGERKRSEILQLSAQNPDLILLDEPESGVDIENMKTIGEAIRNILHRGAREKRTKSAFIITHTGYILDYLAADWGYVLVDGQIQCENNPYELLRLIEINGFQFCETCELSKNKE
- a CDS encoding tRNA threonylcarbamoyladenosine dehydratase, coding for METLKENWLFRTESLIGAEGLHRLASLRVMACGVGGVGGMALEALARSGVGYFVVVDCDVFHPTNLNRQILATRESLGKPKTTIAKERILSINPEATVIPIQGFADSQIISILQSYPVDFVIDAIDSLNPKVQLISTLMHKNIPFISSMGAAARFDASSFRIGKLSDVKGCPLSRKVRQRLRRIGIDPRHIPVVYSTEMVKEGQGIASYIQEENFYERGRQRIPRGSLATTVMAAGLLCAQEVIMWALKKT